From the genome of Vespa crabro chromosome 24, iyVesCrab1.2, whole genome shotgun sequence, one region includes:
- the LOC124432203 gene encoding cilia- and flagella-associated protein 57, with protein MAVSLQCKVIYGLKTDIIGNAHYITDTEILYPVGNALSIHNISQQQQKLIHLPSKLQINIICVAPNKKYAALCETGEKPTISIYDLHSLKRRKSLGIPYEAHNAIKFNCIDFTFDNKYLAAVTGEPDQTMLFYNWERGKVESSLKVGNPQDASAIVNIISCNPSDIGVMAIGGPHVFKFLTLSDTVWRSYGFSKAENILICSMTWLNSDRLLAGTKDGRILYMENGDLKNIYQMSETMSMHLKIHEEYIVHTAASPLALEDKINDRWEHDILSLISFPKGFAYALGPGTIVVFEKEGPHKYVKRNVYLVPSQMAKTDTSDLYKVNTINININFDHLLVTTGWSQLFYITLWGPDLNMDPEPKEMSILGQPLHYGPISDLSMCAWKPIFMTSGEIDRSIRIWNFETVSLIMVKQYEEDICSIALHPMGLFCLVGFVDKLRFMCILIDDLLPIYEFSIRNCKTVVFCHSGHLFAAVNANVIQVYTTIGFYNRFLLKGHIARVKGLIWSQTDTKLISMGEEGAIYEWDINTGQRTAEIILKHIILYDIAIAADQSFLYCIANDNRIRKIKSDTVVSEFTLMDKAIDRMVMGKNDTFLFLTCLGGIILSLKCPLQLSVEFLDFHIHSSDITKIALSYNEQYLVSTDKDGSLCIWKLYYADGKVITADKGLIFIDEVLIGKTDLEKKIQMISDLTIRMRELETEHAYRIKQMEGQHNDKMREVHQGYCAAIQELKDKMDKSQEDHTNELNDINVEIMKMKGIHEEAMEQMEISYDAKLIVEYDKYQALEEKTNIMRQHYEKRLLDLEKHSGDVLQQTIVKYEGLVHEKKVQLDETQEEMEYQARTQELLMAQIEDDADREIIDIRTNYENVLYEESQMNLRLKGEAGVLRNRYMAGQRDIEELKRQVQRVQGEYGQFQKTILELEKDVSDLKKEINERDITIQEKEKHMYELKRTNQELEKFKFVLNYKIQELKNQIEPRDQEIRDLREKIHDMETELVNLHKTNVSLELQLHELKEKLATARREIHIEVQRNKRCQHLLRNVQVDLLDAAGLIQEPHALKVAVKNLYHKYSSDDEFLRSRKADLEAECDFIKQRDHLERTVASLKKHAFRTSSGNKDLDKAILDNVTLITELNALREELKLAYKHIVDMESLLGLTKRDIKPMEARKKLEEACHGYEQLQAEYKVEMQDCQSLIVALKDDIKRLLNKLPCQEIEK; from the exons ATGGCTGTATCGTTACAGTGTAAAGTTATATATGGCTTAAAAACAGATATTATTGGAAATGCTCATTACATTACAGACACTGAGATTTTATATCCTGTAGGAAATGCATTATCAATACATAATATTTCTCAGCAACAACAAAAATTGATACATTTACCTTCTAaacttcaaataaatattatttgtgtTGCGCCGAATAA gaAATATGCTGCTTTATGTGAGACTGGTGAGAAGCCCACTATATCTATTTACGACCTTCATTccttaaaaagaagaaaatctttaGGAATACCGTACGAGGCGCACAatgcaattaaatttaattgtattgattttacctttgataataaatatttagcaGCTGTAACAGGAGAACCCGATCAAACTATGCTTTTTTATAATTGGGAAAGAGGCAAAGTAGAGTCTAGTTTAAAAGTAGGTAATCCGCAGGATGCATCTGccattgttaatataatatccTGCAATCCATCAGATATAGGGGTAATGGCAATCGGTGGCCCACACGTATTCAAATTTTTAACTCTTTCCGATACAGTATGGCGTTCATATGGATTTTCAAAAGctgagaatatattaatatgctCTATGACTTGGTTGAATTCGGATAGGCTTTTAGCAGGTACAAAAGATGGAAGAATATTGTATATGGAAAATGGTGATTTGAAGAACATTTATCAAATGAGCGAGACTATGTCTATGCATCTAAAAATTCATGAAGAATATATTGTTCACACTGCTGCCTCTCCATTAGCTTtagaagataaaattaatgatagatGGGAACATgatattctttctttgataTCATTTCCAAAAGGCTTCGCATACGCCTTAGGTCCAGGAACAATAGtagtttttgaaaaagaaggCCCACATAAATATGTCAAAAGAAATGTCTACTTGGTACCTTCACAAATGGCTAAAACTGATACATCGGATTTGTATAAAgttaatacaataaatattaatataaattttgatcACCTATTGGTAACTACAGGATGgtctcaattattttatataacactATGGGGTCCAGATTTAAATATGGACCCAGAACCAAAAGAAATGAGCATATTGGGCCAACCATTGCATTATGGCCCTATTAGCGATTTGTCTATGTGCGCATGGAAGCCAATTTTTATGACCTCTGGAGAAATTGACAGAAGCATACGTATATGGAATTTTGAAACTGTTAGCTTAATCATGGTTAAGCAATACGAAGAAGATATCTGTTCTATTGCTTTACATCCAATGGGTTTATTTTGTCTTGTTGGATTTGTCGACAAACTTCgttttatgtgtatattaatAGATGATTTACTCCctatatatgaattttcaaTAAGAAATTGTAAAACTGTAGTTTTCTGTCACAGCGGACATCTGTTCGCCGCTGTAAATGCAAATGTTATACAAGTTTATACAACTATTGGCTTTTATAATCGTTTCCTATTGAAAGGGCATATAGCAAGAGTAAAAGGCTTAATATGGTCTCAAACAGATACCAAGTTAATAAGCATGGGCGAAGAGGGTGCCATTTATGAATGGGATATAAATACCGGACAGCGTACTGCAGAGATCATATTAAAACATATCATTTTGTATGATATTGCAATAGCTGCCGATCAATCCTTCTTATATTGTATCGCTAATGACAATCGAATACGTAAGATTAAAAGTGATacg GTTGTATCTGAGTTTACCTTAATGGATAAGGCGATAGATCGTATGGTAATGGGGAAGAACGATACGTTCTTATTTCTTACTTGTTTGGGAGGTATTATATTGTCATTGAAATGTCCTCTTCAATTATCCGTTGAATTTCTAGATTTTCATATTCATTCTAGCGATATTACAAAG ATAGCTCTTTCTTATAACGAACAGTATTTAGTGTCCACTGATAAAGATGGTAGTTTATGCATttggaaattatattatgcaGATGGAAAAGTGATAACAGCGGATAAAGGCCTTATATTTATTGATGAAGTATTGATTGGTAAAAcggatttggaaaaaaaaatacaaatgatcAGTGATTTGACGATAAGAATGCGGGAATTGGAAACTGAACATGCATACAGAATAAAACAAATGGAAGGTCAGCATAATGATAAAATGCGTGAGGTACATCAGGGATATTGCGCAGCTATTCAAGAATTAAAAGACAAGATGGATAAATCGCAAGAAGATCATACAAatgaattaaatgatattaatgtggaaataatgaagatgaaaGGTATTCATGAAGAAGCTATGGAACAAATGGAGATTAGTTACGATGCCAAATTAATTGTGGAATATGACAAGTACCAGGCGTTGGAGGAAAAAACTAACATTATGCGCCAACATTATGAAAAGCGTTTGCTCGATTTGGAGAAGCACAGTGGGGATGTACTCCAGCAAACTATAGTTAAATATGAGGGACTCGTTCATGAGAAAAAGGTACAACTAGATGAAACTCAAGAGGAAATGGAATATCAAGCGCGTACACAGGAATTATTAATGGCCCAAATAGAAGATGATGCCGATagagaaataattgatatacgTACGAATTATGAAAATGTTTTGTATGAGGAGAGCCAAATGAATTTAAGGCTGAAAGGTGAAGCTGGAGTGTTACGTAATAGATATATGGCCGGTCAAAGGGACATAGAAGAGTTGAAGAGGCAGGTTCAGCGTGTACAAGGTGAATATGGTCAATTTCAGAAAACTATATTAGAATTGGAAAAGGACGTGTCggatttaaagaaagaaattaacgaaagGGATATAACAATTCAAGAAAAGGAGAAGCATATGTATGAATTGAAACGCACTAATCAAGAACTAGAGAAATTCAAGTtcgttttaaattataaaattcaagAGTTAAAGAATCAAATTGAACCTAGGGATCAGGAGATCAGAGATCTTAGGGAGAAAATACATGATATGGAAACAGAATTAGTAAATCTTCATAAGACAAATGTTAGTTTAGAATTGCAATTAcatgaattaaaagaaaaattagcaaCAGCACGACGCGAGATTCATATCGAAGTACAACGGAATAAAAGGTGTCAACATCTATTAAGAAATGTACAAGTAGATTTACTTGATGCTGCCGGACTTATACAAGAACCGCATGCATTGAAAGTTGcggtaaaaaatttatatcacaaGTACAGCTCGGACGATGAATTTTTACGCAGTCGTAAAGCTGATTTAGAGGCAGAATGTGATTTTATCAAACAAAGAGATCATTTAGAGAGGACAGTGGCATCACTCAAAAAGCACGCCTTTCGCACATCAAGTGGAAACAAAGATCTAGATAAGGCAATATTGGATAATGTCACTCTTATAACAGAATTAAATGCTTTAAGAGAGGAATTAAAATTGGCATATAAGCATATAGTAGATATGGAAAGTTTATTAGGATTAACAAAGAGAGATATCAAGCCGATGGAAGCTAGGAAAAAATTGGAAGAAGCTTGCCATGGATACGAACAGTTGCAAGCTGAATATAAAGTTGAAATGCAGGATTGTCAAAGTTTAATCGTTGCATTAAAAGATGACATAAAAAGGCTTTTGAACAAATTGCCATGtcaagagatagaaaagtga
- the LOC124432210 gene encoding very-long-chain enoyl-CoA reductase, which yields MELEIVNAKSSKSIATVNVNPNTTIGAIKQQLYELKKAPYVQRQSLRLEAKGKALTDSETVKSLSLRLDAKLYYKDLGPQIGWKTVFLVEYAGPLIVYLWLYQRPWLFYGNVENTKIHSVVNIAAICWTIHYAKRLLETLFVHRFSHATMPLRNLFKNCSYYWLFAMYVAYHINHPLYTPPNQLYFYAGLVMFAVCELGNFFIHKALRNLRPAGTTVRKIPVATGNPWTVLFNVVSCPNYTYEIGSWIGFTIMTSCLPAGLFTLAGAYQMTMWALGKHRAYKKEFPQYPKDRKAIFPFIL from the exons ATGGAG CTCGAAATTGTAAACGCCAAATCATCAAAATCTATTGCTACTGTAAAT GTAAATCCAAACACTACAATAGGTGCCATTAAACAACAATTATATGAACTAAAAAAGGCACCTTATGTACAAAGACAAAGTTTAAGATTAGAGGCAAAAGGAAAAGCTCTAACAGATTCCGAAACTGTAAAATCTTTATCTTTGCGGCTTGAtgctaaattatattataaagatttGGGTCCACAAATAGGATGGAAAACTGTATTCTTAGTGGAATATGCGGGACCCCTAATAGTATATCTTTGGTTGTATCAACGTCCTTGGTTATTCTATGGTAATgttgaaaatacaaaaatacattCTGTGGTCAA CATTGCTGCTATCTGTTGGACGATACACTATGCCAAGCGTTTATTAGAAACATTATTTGTACATCGTTTTAGTCATGCTACTATGCCTTTACGTAACCTCTTCAAAAATTGCTCATATTATTGGTTATTTGCAATGTATGTGGCATACCATATCAATCATCCATTGTATACACCACCAAATCAGCTATATTTTTATGCGGGATTAGTCATGTTTGCTGTTTGTGAACTGggtaattttttcattcacaAAGCATTAAGAAACCTCAGGCCAGCAGGGACTACAGTTAGAAAGATTCCTGTGGCTACAGGAAATCCATGGACAGTACTATTTAATGTTGTCTCCTGTCCaaattatacatatgaaaTTGGCAGTTGGATTGGTTTTACCATTATGACTTCATGTCTTCCAG CTGGACTATTTACCTTGGCTGGTGCTTACCAAATGACCATGTGGGCATTAGGAAAACATAGAGCATACAAGAAAGAATTCCCTCAATATCCCAAAGACCGTAAAgctatttttccatttatactttaa
- the LOC124432151 gene encoding mediator of RNA polymerase II transcription subunit 20 isoform X3: MANKLPISVVFASMDSRMLVDDVQTGCNFDGVQRTVHVLHNSEQPASVFALLESGNKIVPLIADGLFDLLMMKMTSIYTSKKQTKIESKGPRFEIGDFCVKLGSVTMSQNFKGILVEVEYRPCVIPGSAWELLREFLQGFLGSAVSNQAPQYLQNRMNEIYQPMDTIQQYLEHFGQYRKATGVI; encoded by the exons ATGGCGAATAAACTACCGATCTCGGTAGTTTTCGCTTCTATGGATTCGCGCATGCTAGTAGACGACGTACAAACAGGATGCAACTTCGACG GTGTTCAAAGAACCGTTCATGTACTACACAACTCGGAACAACCAGCCTCTGTTTTCGCTCTTCTCGAGTCTGGCAATAAGATAGTACCATTGATCGCAGATGGTCTCTTCGATCTtctgatgatgaagatgacgAGCATTTATACGAGCAAAAAACAAACCAAGATCGAATCTAAGGGCCCACGCTTTGAGATTGGGGACTTTTGCGTCAAACTCGGCAGCGTCACGATGAGCCAGAATTTCAAGGGTATCCTTGTCGAA GTCGAGTACAGACCCTGTGTCATTCCGGGAAGTGCCTGGGAACTTTTGCGAGAGTTCCTTCAAGGATTTCTTGGTTCCGCTGTATCGAATCAAGCTCCTCAATACTTGCAA AATCGAATGAATGAGATTTATCAACCGATGGATACGATACAACAATACTTGGAACATTTTGGACAATATAGAAAGGCAACTGGAGTGATTTAA